Proteins from one Naumovozyma castellii chromosome 3, complete genome genomic window:
- the ERG13 gene encoding hydroxymethylglutaryl-CoA synthase (ancestral locus Anc_8.864), whose protein sequence is MTENKKQKTTTYPTMRPQNIGIKAMEIYIPTQFVSQQDLEKFDGVSSGKYTIGLGQTNMSFVNDREDIYSMCLTVLSKLIKNYNIDTNEIGRLEVGTETLIDKSKSVKSVLMQLFNGNNDVEGIDTLNACYGGTNALFNSLNWIESSAWDGKDAIVVCGDIAIYDKGAARPTGGAGVVAMLIGPDAPIVFDPVRGSFMEHAYDFYKPDFTSEYPYVDGHFSLTCYVKALDQVYKNYSQKAIARGMVESAAGPQAVNTVNYFDYNVFHVPTCKLVTKSYGRLLYNDFRANPSLYPEVDAKYATMDYDESLTDKVLEKTFVNVAKSHHKERVAPSLVVPTNTGNMYTASVYASLASLLSQVGSEKLQGKRIGLFSYGSGLAASLFSCKVVGDISNIISVLDIDAKLNANRQLGTPEEFEAAIKLREDAHLQKGFEPAGSIDQLQKGVYYLTSVDDRFRRSYTIKE, encoded by the coding sequence ATGACtgaaaataagaaacaaaagacTACTACATATCCAACAATGAGACCTCAAAATATTGGTATCAAAGCCATGGAAATTTACATTCCAACACAATTTGTTTCTCAACAAGATCtagaaaaatttgatgGTGTTTCCTCTGGGAAATATACTATTGGATTGGGTCAAACTAATATGTCATTTGTTAATGACAGAGAAGATATATATTCCATGTGTTTGACTgttctttccaaattaatTAAGAATTATAATATTGATACCAATGAAATTGGTAGATTAGAAGTCGGTACTGAAActttaattgataaatCTAAATCTGTTAAATCTGTCTTGATGCAATTATTTAATGGGAATAATGACGTGGAAGGTATTGACACTTTAAATGCCTGTTATGGTGGTACTAATgctcttttcaattctttaaattggaTTGAATCAAGTGCTTGGGATGGTAAAGATGCCATTGTGGTCTGCGGTGATATTGCCATTTATGATAAAGGTGCTGCAAGACCCACAGGTGGTGCAGGTGTTGTCGCCATGTTAATTGGACCAGATGCTCCAATTGTTTTTGATCCAGTAAGAGGATCATTCATGGAACATGCATACGATTTCTACAAGCCAGATTTCACTAGTGAATATCCATATGTGGATGGTCATTTTTCATTGACATGTTACGTAAAGGCTCTAGATCAAGTTTACAAGAATTATTCTCAAAAGGCTATTGCCAGAGGTATGGTAGAATCTGCAGCTGGTCCACAAGCTGTTAATACAgttaattattttgattatAATGTTTTCCATGTTCCCACTTGTAAATTGGTAACGAAATCATATGGTAGACTGTTATATAACGATTTCAGAGCTAATCCATCCTTATATCCAGAAGTAGATGCTAAATATGCCACTATGGATTATGATGAATCATTAACTGATAAAGTATTGGAGAAGACCTTCGTCAATGTTGCCAAGTCGCATCACAAGGAAAGAGTCGCACCATCATTAGTGGTGCCCACAAATACAGGTAACATGTATACAGCTTCTGTGTATGCATCATTAGCATCATTACTATCTCAAGTGGGGTCCGAAAAATTACAAGGCAAGAGGATCGGGTTATTCTCTTATGGATCTGGTTTGGCAGCCTCACTTTTCTCGTGTAAAGTTGTTGGTGACATTAGTAACATTATCTCCGTGCTGGACATTGATGCCAAACTGAATGCCAATAGACAATTGGGGACTcctgaagaatttgaagctGCCATCAAGTTGAGAGAAGATGCACATTTACAAAAGGGTTTTGAACCTGCAGGGTCCATCGACCAATTGCAAAAGGGCGTCTACTACTTGACCTCTGTAGACGATCGTTTCAGAAGAAGTTACACTATCAAAGAGTAA